A stretch of DNA from Spodoptera frugiperda isolate SF20-4 unplaced genomic scaffold, AGI-APGP_CSIRO_Sfru_2.0 tig00002112_1, whole genome shotgun sequence:
aattttaatataataccaGCTAAAATTATAGAACCAGAAACTGGAGCCTCAACATGAGCTTTTGGTAAtcataaatgaacaaaatatataggtatttttactaaaaagctaaaattatagaaatatataataaataattacttaaattaaaaaattttaaaaaataaataattatacaatttatttcattatttatataaaaaataccaattaataaaggtaaagaaacaaataaagtataaaataataaatatatacctGCCTGAATACGTTCAGGTTGATAACCTCaaccaataattaataataaagtaggaATTAAtctaccctcaaaaaaaagataaaatataaatatattaagagttctaaaagttaaatataatataattaataaaaaaataacattaaataaaaaaaaattaacataataatctattttatataaattttcactagctataattattaaaatagaaattcaaattcttaataaaattaatccataagatataatatcacaagatattatataacttaaattacaaaataaattcaattttacacctaaatttataaatataaatattattaatattaatattatttgaaccattcaaaatatattttttataaaacataaaggaattataaaaattattattattaaaaattttatcattttatattttaatatatatatatatatatatatatatatatatataattaactataataaattaaatctttgaaaataatCATTACCATGAGTACGaattattgaaactaaaatagaTAATCCTAAAGCCCCCTCACAaacagaaaaaactaaaaataatattaatatatatatatcataatcaataaaaattaaataaactaataaaaaaaaaaattcttaaaacaataaactctaatcttaataaaacaattaataaatgtttatgtttagaaacaaaaattaaattacctacaataaatatcaaaataaaaacagttcatatatttaaattaatacaaaccTTATTAACATGCTTATTATcaggaataataattaaaacatactgattctcttatattttatttcttactttccTAGGtggtttattagttttatttatttatgtttcaagTATTGCATCAAatcaattatttacttttaaatttaattataaaaaaatattaattttaattttaattataatattttttataataataataatatataataataacataacatgattaaatttatcaataaattcagatataaataactttaataatataattttcttctttaataatgaaaataaaattaatttaagtaaattatataataatcaaacatttttaattataataatattagtaatctatttatttattactttaattgctattgtaaaaattactaatattttctATGGACCTTTACGTTCATCTAATTAACAAatgataaacaaatatataccaaTTCGTAAATCACATCccgtattaaaaattattaacggATCATTAATTGATCTACCTTCACCATctaatatttcaatttgatgaaattttggaTCTTTACTAGCCTTATGCTtaataattcaaattttaacaggattatttttaactatatatTATACAGCTAATATTGAAATAGCATTTTATAGAGTTAATTATATTTGTCGAAATGTTAATTATGGATGATTAATTCGAACTTTACATGCAAATGGAGcatcttttttctttatttgtatttatttacatattggaCGAGGAATTTATTATGAATCCTTTAACTTAAAATACACATGAATAATCGGAGTAatcattttattcttattaatagCAACAGCATTTATAGGATATGTTTTACCTTGAGGGCAAATATCTTTTTGAGGAGCAACtgttattactaatttattatcagCTATCCCCTCTTTAGGAGTTATATTAGTAAATTGAATTTGAGGAGGATTTGCCGTTGATAATGCTACTTTAACacgtttttatacatttcactttttattaccatttatcattttaataataactataattcatttattatttttacatcaaaCTGGTTCCAATAATCCATTAggattaaatagaaattatgataaaattccATTTCATCCATTTTTCACATTTAAGGACTtaattggatttattattatattatttttattaacaattttaactttaactaatCCTTATTTATTAGGAGATCCTGATAATTTTATCCCAGCAAATCCTTTAGTAACTCCAATTCATATTCAACctgaatgatattttttatttgcttatgCAATCTTACGATCAATTCCTAATAAATTAGGAGGAGTAATTGCTTTagtaatatcaattttaattttaattattttaccatttacatttaataaaaaaattcaaggaaTTCAATTTTACCctattaatcaaatattattttgatctaTAGTAACAATTGTTATTCTATTAACATGAATTGGAGCACGTCCTGTAGAAGATCCCTATGTATTAACAGGACAATTATTAacagtattatatttttcatattttattattaacccatttattaataaatattgagataatatattatttaattaaattaatgagcTTGTAATTAAgcatttgttttgaaaacttaagaaagaattattattctattaatttatactaaaaaaaaattaaattataataataaaattttaaatcctaaaaaaaataataaaaaatttaaagaaattggTAAATATCTTTTTCAAGCTAAATATATTAACTTATCATAACGATAACGAGGTAAAGTTCCTcgaactcaaataaataaaaaagaaataaaaactaattttaaataaaaaataattcttaatcTAAAACCTcctatatatattaaaataaataataatcttataaataaaattctagaatattcagctaaaaaaattaaagcaaagcCCCCTCTTCTATACTCAATATTAAACCCTGAAACTAATTCTCTTTCTCCTTCAGCAAAATCAAAAGGAGTTCGATTAGTTTCAGCCAATCTTGATCTTATTCAACATAATCTTaaaggaaatattaaaataataaatcaaacataattttgataaacaaaaaatattattaaattaaaatctataattataacaattctaGATATTAAAATCAAAGCTAATCTAACTTCATAAGAAATAGTTTGAGCTACTGCCCGTAATCCCCCTAATAAAGCATAATTAGAATTAGAAGATCAACCAGCTACCATAACTGTATAAACACCTAATCTagtacaacataaaaaaaataaaattcctaaattaaaactaattatattaaaat
This window harbors:
- the LOC126913045 gene encoding LOW QUALITY PROTEIN: cytochrome b-like (The sequence of the model RefSeq protein was modified relative to this genomic sequence to represent the inferred CDS: substituted 8 bases at 8 genomic stop codons), translating into MINKYIPIRKSHPVLKIINGSLIDLPSPSNISIXXNFGSLLALCLIIQILTGLFLTIYYTANIEIAFYRVNYICRNVNYGXLIRTLHANGASFFFICIYLHIGRGIYYESFNLKYTXIIGVIILFLLIATAFIGYVLPXGQISFXGATVITNLLSAIPSLGVILVNXIXGGFAVDNATLTRFYTFHFLLPFIILIITIIHLLFLHQTGSNNPLGLNRNYDKIPFHPFFTFKDLIGFIIILFLLTILTLTNPYLLGDPDNFIPANPLVTPIHIQPE
- the LOC126913047 gene encoding LOW QUALITY PROTEIN: NADH-ubiquinone oxidoreductase chain 1-like (The sequence of the model RefSeq protein was modified relative to this genomic sequence to represent the inferred CDS: substituted 4 bases at 4 genomic stop codons); translation: MFINDIYIIFLGLLILIIGILVGVAYLTLLERKVLGYIQIRKGPNKVGFIGILQPFSDAIKLFTKEQTYPNFSNYLRYYFSPILSFILSLIIXLLIPYYFNIISFNLGILFFLCCTRLGVYTVMVAGXSSNSNYALLGGLRAVAQTISYEVRLALILISRIVIIIDFNLIIFFVYQNYVXFIILIFPLRLCXIRSRLAETNRTPFDFAEGERELVSGFNIEYRRGGFALIFLAEYSRILFIRLLFILIYIGGFRLRIIFYLKLVFISFLFI